The genomic stretch CGGCCGGCCTGGGGCTGGGGCTGCTCGTCGGAGCCATCGGCGGCAACATCCTTGAGGTCCAGCTCTCGGCCCTCCAGGAACAGAACAAACTGAACATCCTTTCCAGCCCGTCCATCACCACCATGGACAACCAGATGGCCTTCACCGAAAACGGCGAGCGGGTGCCCTATGTCAGCTATGACGACGGGGACAAAGAAGTGAAATTCGAGGACGCCGTCCTCCGGCTGGAGATCACCCCCCACGTCATCGACGAAAAATACCTGCGCATGGACATCCTGATAAAGAAGGA from Deltaproteobacteria bacterium encodes the following:
- a CDS encoding type II and III secretion system protein, with protein sequence MGGAFRSQPWVSGGQANRLYLTPGGSSLTGQGTNPGEDPVLGGDYIPTYGRGVSGQGMGLNFPGMDPTAQGLGSAGLGLGLLVGAIGGNILEVQLSALQEQNKLNILSSPSITTMDNQMAFTENGERVPYVSYDDGDKEVKFEDAVLRLEITPHVIDEKYLRMDILIKK